In the Salvelinus fontinalis isolate EN_2023a chromosome 34, ASM2944872v1, whole genome shotgun sequence genome, one interval contains:
- the LOC129832910 gene encoding homeobox protein Hox-B4a-like — protein sequence MAMSSYLINSNYVDPKFPPCEEYSQNDYLPSHSPDYYSAQRREPAFQNDSIYHPRSGCADPPYTTCQGPGQPAVVMSPRGHVLPPAGLSTPLPEPSHHCDSVTPSPPPACGQNPLNHSPSTDSSRKDPVVYPWMKKVHVNIVNPNYNGVGEPKRSRTAYTRQQVLELEKEFHFNRYLTRRRRVEIAHTLVLSERQIKIWFQNRRMKWKKDHKLPNTKIRSNSISNNTNSQSSGLALGSSQNRTSGPPPSL from the exons ATGGCCATGAGTTCCTATTTGATCAACTCCAACTATGTCGACCCCAAGTTTCCACCCTGCGAGGAATATTCCCAGAATGACTACCTACCCAGTCACTCTCCGGACTACTACAGCGCCCAGAGGCGAGAGCCTGCGTTTCAGAATGATTCAATCTACCACCCGCGGTCGGGCTGCGCCGACCCGCCGTACACGACGTGCCAGGGTCCGGGGCAGCCCGCGGTGGTGATGTCTCCACGGGGTCACGTCCTCCCCCCAGCCGGACTCTCAACCCCTCTCCCGGAGCCTAGCCACCATTGCGACTCCGTAACTCCAAGCCCTCCACCCGCGTGTGGCCAGAATCCCCTCAACCATAGCCCTTCCACGGACAGCTCTCGCAAGGATCCTGTGGTTTACCCCTGGATGAAAAAAGTCCACGTAAACATCG TGAACCCAAATTACAATGGGGTGGGTGAGCCCAAGCGCTCGCGGACAGCCTACACGCGACAGCAAGTCCTGGAGCTGGAGAAGGAGTTCCACTTCAACCGCTATCTGACCCGGAGACGCAGAGTGGAGATCGCCCACACCCTGGTTCTGTCCGAGCGCCAGATCAAAATCTGGTTCCAGAACCGGCGGATGAAATGGAAGAAGGACCACAAGCTCCCCAACACCAAGATCCGCTCCAACAGTATCTCCAACAACACAAACTCGCAAAGCAGCGGGCTCGCGCTGGGGAGCTCTCAGAACCGAACCAGCGGGCCTCCACCGAGCCTATAG